From one Sulfurimonas sp. genomic stretch:
- the hisB gene encoding imidazoleglycerol-phosphate dehydratase HisB produces MVTKTRKTKETDISVSLNLYGEGKNNIDTGVGFLDHMLESFSKHSLIDLDVKCVGDTHIDDHHSVEDVGIVIGSLLSEVLYPAKGIERFSNSSVVMDEACVECDLDLSNRPFLVYDLDVYGKIGNFDAELVEEFFRAFILNASVSAHIIQKRGKNKHHIIEAAFKAVAVAIRRATEKNDRIGIPSTKDML; encoded by the coding sequence ATGGTAACAAAAACAAGAAAAACAAAAGAGACAGATATTAGTGTATCACTAAATTTATACGGTGAAGGTAAAAACAATATTGATACAGGTGTAGGTTTTTTAGACCATATGCTTGAGAGTTTTTCAAAGCACTCTTTAATTGATCTAGATGTTAAATGTGTAGGCGATACGCATATAGATGATCACCACAGTGTTGAAGATGTTGGAATTGTTATCGGTTCACTTTTATCTGAGGTGCTGTATCCTGCAAAAGGTATAGAGAGATTTTCAAATTCGTCTGTTGTAATGGATGAAGCTTGTGTAGAATGTGATCTAGACCTTAGCAATAGACCTTTTTTAGTTTATGATCTCGATGTTTACGGTAAAATAGGAAATTTTGATGCAGAACTTGTTGAAGAGTTTTTTCGTGCATTTATTTTAAATGCTTCAGTTAGTGCACATATTATTCAAAAACGCGGTAAAAACAAACATCATATAATTGAGGCTGCATTTAAAGCCGTTGCAGTTGCCATTCGCAGAGCTACTGAAAAAAATGATAGAATCGGTATCCCTAGTACGAAAGATATGTTATGA
- a CDS encoding KdsC family phosphatase has translation MIKLIVLDVDGCLTDGKLTYTSDGIETKAFNVKDGLGIKSWISIGNYAAIITGKTSAMVEKRANELGITHFYQGIRDKDRVIKEVIEELGLNRHEVAVIGDDLNDYNMLRHAGRSFTPNDGMDDIKEIVDTVLTRKGGDGVVREMIEILVKDNNQYDEYLGIWV, from the coding sequence ATGATAAAACTAATTGTGTTGGACGTAGACGGGTGTTTAACTGATGGAAAACTGACATATACATCAGATGGAATTGAAACCAAAGCTTTTAATGTAAAAGACGGTCTTGGAATAAAGTCTTGGATTAGTATTGGCAATTATGCTGCGATCATCACAGGTAAGACATCTGCTATGGTTGAAAAACGTGCAAATGAGCTTGGTATTACACACTTTTATCAGGGTATTAGAGATAAAGATAGGGTAATAAAAGAGGTGATAGAGGAACTTGGATTAAATAGACATGAAGTAGCAGTGATTGGTGATGATCTAAATGATTATAATATGCTTCGTCATGCCGGTAGAAGTTTTACTCCAAATGACGGGATGGATGATATTAAAGAGATAGTTGATACTGTTTTAACACGTAAAGGCGGTGATGGTGTCGTTCGTGAGATGATAGAAATACTGGTTAAAGACAACAACCAATATGATGAATATTTAGGGATTTGGGTGTGA
- the lptC gene encoding LPS export ABC transporter periplasmic protein LptC produces MNINVFLSIVLVGLSMIYFLFKPMNLKQTDDKEMPQFSLEIFTLYELNQNGLITKMDGDDAIRYDNRYVVNNIDYTDNSREFLANMKAKNGLYKNDVVYLNGDVKLYRDDGLRFFSQKLTYNKAKDIAHTNVKYVAYMGENYITGDKVTLNNKKSTVKSKQIYAVYNLEEKKKK; encoded by the coding sequence GTGAATATAAATGTTTTTTTATCCATAGTCTTGGTTGGTTTATCGATGATATACTTTTTGTTTAAACCAATGAATTTAAAACAGACTGATGATAAAGAGATGCCCCAATTTAGCTTAGAAATTTTTACTTTGTATGAGTTAAATCAAAATGGTTTAATTACCAAGATGGACGGTGATGATGCCATTAGATATGACAATAGATATGTTGTAAATAATATTGATTATACTGATAACTCAAGAGAGTTTTTAGCAAATATGAAAGCTAAAAATGGTTTGTACAAAAATGATGTTGTTTATCTAAACGGTGATGTGAAATTATATAGAGATGATGGGCTTAGATTTTTTTCACAAAAACTTACATACAATAAAGCCAAGGATATAGCACATACAAACGTTAAATATGTAGCTTATATGGGAGAAAACTATATAACTGGAGACAAAGTAACGCTTAATAATAAAAAAAGCACTGTTAAATCAAAACAAATATATGCCGTATATAATTTAGAAGAAAAGAAGAAGAAATAA
- the lptA gene encoding lipopolysaccharide transport periplasmic protein LptA, which translates to MKYVLILLVISISICANELKIKANSFEADQKKGISVFSGDVNIIKENDEINASKITVFTDSENKPTKYIAKGDVTFNITTQEGAKYSGKSQKVIYVPLTKEYYFYDDVHIRQIGEKNEIIGDEVVIKTVEGKANAKSNTNKPVIMIFDVEEKKDDNETKQGNKK; encoded by the coding sequence ATGAAATATGTTTTAATATTACTAGTAATAAGTATATCTATATGTGCAAATGAGTTAAAAATAAAAGCCAACTCATTCGAAGCAGATCAGAAAAAAGGCATCTCAGTTTTCAGCGGAGATGTTAATATAATTAAAGAAAACGATGAGATCAATGCATCTAAAATAACTGTTTTTACAGATTCTGAAAATAAACCGACCAAGTATATAGCTAAAGGTGATGTGACTTTTAATATTACAACCCAAGAGGGTGCTAAATACAGTGGTAAGTCACAAAAAGTTATATATGTTCCTTTAACTAAAGAATACTATTTTTATGATGATGTTCATATAAGACAAATTGGTGAAAAAAATGAAATTATAGGTGATGAAGTTGTTATAAAAACGGTTGAGGGTAAGGCAAATGCTAAAAGTAATACCAATAAACCTGTTATAATGATCTTTGATGTTGAAGAGAAAAAAGATGACAATGAGACAAAACAAGGAAATAAGAAATGA
- the yihA gene encoding ribosome biogenesis GTP-binding protein YihA/YsxC: MIEIVDSKFVISAPDIKGAPESDVQDEIVFMARSNVGKSSLLNALTNHKGLAKVSSSPGKTRLINYFDVTFMDRDTDEKRFAKFVDLPGFGYAKVSKSIKSDWEKNLTDYIAKRLNIKVFIHLIDCRHPHLDIDKSVSEFLVENSNESQYILQIFTKIDKLNQKEQNKLRREFPNAIMVSSAKKRGMQKVNNILYKILGDLTDND; encoded by the coding sequence ATGATAGAAATTGTTGATTCAAAATTTGTTATTTCTGCACCTGATATAAAAGGTGCGCCTGAATCGGATGTTCAAGACGAAATTGTTTTTATGGCACGCTCAAACGTTGGTAAAAGTTCTTTATTAAATGCACTAACTAATCACAAAGGATTGGCTAAAGTTTCTTCATCTCCTGGTAAAACAAGATTGATAAACTATTTCGATGTTACTTTTATGGATAGGGATACAGATGAGAAAAGATTTGCTAAGTTTGTAGATCTACCGGGTTTTGGATATGCTAAAGTATCTAAAAGTATTAAAAGTGATTGGGAGAAGAACTTAACTGACTATATAGCAAAACGTTTAAATATTAAAGTTTTTATCCATTTGATTGACTGTAGACACCCACATTTAGATATTGATAAGTCTGTTAGCGAGTTTTTAGTTGAGAATTCAAATGAGAGTCAGTATATACTTCAGATCTTTACAAAGATAGATAAGCTAAACCAAAAAGAGCAAAACAAACTAAGACGTGAATTCCCAAATGCAATTATGGTCTCAAGTGCCAAAAAAAGAGGTATGCAAAAGGTTAACAACATTTTATATAAGATTCTTGGAGACTTGACAGACAATGATTGA
- a CDS encoding N-acetyltransferase: MIEYKKAKLGDIAAMQNLVAPEVESGIILDRTDDEIATNIRSYTLVLDDDQLVGFCALHIHSPSLAEIRSLIIKEGYRGKNIGSGLINKVLDEGVELGLQKVLSLTYRKEFFEKLGFVEIPKESLPEHKIWADCIKCKHFPVCNEVSLIKNL; the protein is encoded by the coding sequence ATGATTGAATATAAAAAAGCAAAACTTGGCGATATAGCTGCAATGCAAAACCTAGTTGCACCTGAAGTTGAATCAGGGATAATATTAGATAGAACAGATGATGAAATAGCTACAAATATACGCTCTTATACACTTGTTTTAGATGATGATCAGCTAGTTGGTTTTTGTGCACTTCATATACACTCTCCATCACTGGCAGAGATTCGCTCTTTAATTATAAAAGAAGGCTATAGAGGTAAAAATATAGGAAGTGGTTTAATAAACAAAGTATTAGATGAAGGTGTAGAATTAGGTCTGCAAAAAGTTCTTAGTTTAACGTATAGAAAAGAGTTTTTTGAAAAGTTGGGTTTTGTTGAAATTCCAAAAGAGTCATTGCCTGAACATAAAATTTGGGCAGATTGTATAAAGTGTAAACATTTTCCGGTATGCAACGAAGTATCTCTAATCAAAAATCTTTAA
- the mrdA gene encoding penicillin-binding protein 2: MKIKFILSVFFLLWITLIVRVFMLAVESHSYYDKLSQSNTIKTEKLAPVRGEISDNKNRPIAINKLGFKVQLKPHLTLKKNADIYEEELDNLVSLLPSLDKEEIKKIYKKQDSYYNHDFIDVVDFISYNEMMPVYTKLNLRENVKIVSAPKRFYPYGNIAAHSIGYVSRANSKDIQDDDLLKLIGYVGKSGIERYYNTYLQGESGSKTVKVNANNQVIQQISYEKAQEDRKLTLNIDIELQKYISSMFHNKAGAVVVMDVEGRVLSASSFPEYDLNTFVNGVSHKMWKKLSTSLDKPFTNKITHGLYPPGSTIKTGLGLVYITNDISPYWTVDCRASMPLGKRVFRCWKQAGHRTTGIKKAIRESCDDYFYKGSLLVGIKKMSDGLKRYGLGKKTGIDLPNEFIGTVPSREWKRKKFNRPWYIGETVNTSIGQGDFLVTPIQMAQFTALMATSKLPTPFVAKKVGNHEIKPIIQDILNEDELKKLPIIQRAMYEVCNYPKGTATQYLSSKIKIAGKTGTAQVVGILQDIEERELEHEMEYYTRSHAWFTTYGPYKDPQYVVMVMVEHGGHGGAAAGKIVSNIYNKLLEMGYIKR; the protein is encoded by the coding sequence ATGAAAATTAAATTTATACTTAGTGTATTTTTTCTACTTTGGATAACACTGATAGTTAGAGTATTCATGCTTGCAGTTGAATCCCATTCTTATTATGACAAACTATCACAAAGTAATACAATAAAGACTGAAAAATTAGCACCGGTTAGAGGCGAGATTTCAGATAATAAAAATCGACCAATAGCTATTAATAAACTTGGATTTAAAGTACAGCTGAAACCGCATCTAACTTTAAAAAAGAACGCAGATATATATGAAGAGGAATTAGATAATTTAGTATCTTTACTTCCAAGTTTAGATAAAGAAGAGATAAAAAAAATATATAAAAAACAGGACTCTTATTATAATCACGATTTTATAGACGTAGTAGACTTTATTTCATACAATGAGATGATGCCTGTATATACAAAGCTAAATCTAAGAGAAAATGTTAAAATTGTTTCAGCGCCAAAAAGGTTTTATCCATATGGAAATATAGCTGCTCATTCAATAGGATACGTTTCCCGTGCTAATTCCAAAGATATACAAGATGATGATCTTTTAAAGCTTATTGGGTATGTAGGAAAGAGTGGTATTGAAAGGTACTACAACACTTACCTTCAAGGTGAATCAGGAAGTAAAACTGTAAAAGTAAACGCTAATAACCAAGTTATACAGCAGATCTCATATGAAAAAGCACAAGAGGATAGAAAACTCACTCTAAATATAGATATAGAACTCCAAAAATATATATCTTCTATGTTTCATAATAAAGCAGGTGCTGTAGTAGTTATGGATGTAGAGGGAAGGGTGCTTAGTGCAAGTAGCTTTCCAGAATACGATCTGAATACTTTTGTAAACGGTGTATCCCATAAGATGTGGAAAAAGTTATCGACTAGTTTAGATAAGCCATTTACTAATAAAATTACACATGGTTTATACCCTCCAGGTTCAACTATAAAGACAGGTCTTGGACTTGTATATATTACAAATGATATAAGTCCATATTGGACAGTTGATTGTCGCGCTTCAATGCCGCTTGGAAAAAGGGTTTTTAGATGTTGGAAACAAGCTGGGCACAGAACAACAGGGATTAAAAAAGCTATTCGTGAGAGTTGTGATGATTATTTTTATAAAGGTAGTTTGCTTGTCGGCATAAAAAAGATGAGTGATGGATTAAAAAGATATGGTTTAGGTAAAAAAACCGGTATTGACCTTCCAAATGAATTTATCGGCACGGTTCCTTCACGTGAGTGGAAAAGAAAAAAATTTAATCGTCCTTGGTACATAGGTGAAACTGTAAATACATCGATTGGGCAGGGTGACTTTCTGGTTACTCCAATTCAAATGGCTCAGTTTACTGCACTTATGGCTACATCAAAACTTCCAACACCTTTTGTAGCTAAAAAAGTAGGTAATCATGAGATAAAACCTATTATACAAGATATTTTAAATGAAGATGAATTAAAGAAGCTTCCTATAATTCAAAGAGCAATGTATGAGGTTTGTAACTATCCAAAAGGTACTGCTACTCAGTATTTAAGCTCAAAAATTAAGATTGCAGGGAAAACAGGTACAGCACAGGTTGTAGGTATTTTACAAGATATTGAGGAAAGAGAGCTTGAACATGAAATGGAATACTATACGCGTTCACATGCTTGGTTTACAACATATGGACCGTATAAAGATCCACAATATGTAGTTATGGTTATGGTTGAACACGGTGGTCATGGTGGTGCAGCTGCCGGTAAAATCGTGTCAAATATTTACAATAAACTTCTAGAGATGGGATATATAAAAAGATAA
- a CDS encoding calcium/sodium antiporter — protein sequence MDFIIFIVAMASLIYGADFIIKESERIALHFNISHFVIGATLVAFGTSLPEMAASMMASSVNKSDMAVANVVGSVIFNITLVLGAVFILAKNMSTSRDLFAKDSAWVIVPVIIFFLMSQDGEIGRVDGILYLLVMVSYLIFLFMSSKDDLEGEIDKDLKDKFNWAKTIVLLVLGFTLTIGGANFVIDSGANIARDFGISEWIIGIFLISLGTSLPELVVSLVALKKGSAEMSIGNIIGSNVANFSMVLGAASLVAPLSVDLVANQYDMFIMLGASLTLLFIIANKLYNKAGGIFLLTILALFIQNAVA from the coding sequence TTGGATTTTATAATATTTATAGTTGCTATGGCATCTTTAATATACGGTGCTGATTTTATAATAAAAGAATCAGAAAGAATTGCTCTTCATTTTAATATATCTCACTTCGTAATCGGTGCGACACTTGTTGCTTTTGGAACTAGTCTGCCTGAGATGGCAGCCTCTATGATGGCTTCAAGTGTTAATAAAAGTGATATGGCAGTCGCAAATGTTGTCGGTAGTGTAATATTTAATATAACCCTAGTTCTTGGAGCTGTTTTTATTTTAGCAAAAAATATGTCAACTTCTCGTGATCTGTTTGCAAAAGACAGTGCATGGGTTATTGTTCCTGTAATAATTTTCTTTTTAATGTCACAAGACGGTGAAATAGGTAGAGTTGACGGAATTCTTTACCTGCTTGTAATGGTTTCATATCTTATCTTTTTGTTTATGTCCTCAAAAGATGATTTAGAAGGCGAAATTGATAAGGATTTAAAAGATAAATTCAATTGGGCAAAAACCATAGTTCTTTTAGTTCTTGGATTCACATTAACAATAGGCGGCGCAAACTTTGTTATTGATAGCGGTGCAAATATAGCTAGAGATTTTGGTATAAGTGAATGGATAATCGGTATATTTTTAATCTCACTTGGAACTAGTTTACCGGAACTTGTAGTATCACTAGTTGCACTTAAAAAAGGTTCTGCAGAGATGAGTATAGGAAACATTATAGGATCAAATGTTGCCAATTTCTCTATGGTACTAGGAGCTGCATCACTTGTTGCACCTCTAAGTGTGGACCTTGTAGCAAACCAATACGATATGTTTATCATGCTTGGTGCATCATTAACACTACTGTTCATAATTGCTAATAAACTATACAATAAAGCAGGCGGTATTTTCTTACTTACAATCCTTGCTTTATTTATTCAGAATGCAGTTGCATAA
- the ybeY gene encoding rRNA maturation RNase YbeY, translating into MIELENNTSLNIDEDFLSQIASSMTDKHIELIITNDIEIQEINKQYRGIDKSTDVLSFPYEEMPMALLGSIVISDSHVIDKAKELGHSEDDELALLFIHGLLHLLGYDHEVDNGEMRLKEEELINQFNLPQSLIIRTQG; encoded by the coding sequence ATGATTGAATTAGAAAATAATACCTCCTTAAATATTGATGAAGATTTTTTAAGTCAAATAGCTTCATCAATGACAGACAAACACATTGAACTCATAATCACAAATGACATTGAAATACAAGAGATAAACAAACAATACCGTGGAATTGACAAAAGTACTGATGTACTTAGTTTTCCTTACGAGGAAATGCCAATGGCACTGCTTGGAAGTATAGTTATTTCAGACTCTCATGTTATTGACAAAGCAAAGGAGCTTGGTCATAGTGAAGATGATGAATTAGCATTGCTATTCATACACGGACTCTTACATCTTTTAGGCTATGACCATGAAGTAGACAATGGTGAGATGAGATTAAAAGAGGAAGAGTTAATTAATCAATTCAACCTGCCTCAAAGCTTAATAATACGTACTCAAGGATAA
- the queC gene encoding 7-cyano-7-deazaguanine synthase QueC, producing MKNIKSKKAVCVMSGGMDSTLSAYIKKSEGYEIIAVHFNYDQRTQKKELECFHKICNKLDVKEKYILDLDFFKQLGASALTDKSIQVPTSGLEDGVPVTYVPFRNGIFLSMAAAIAEKEGAGVISIGVVEEDSSGYPDCRFDYIKSMQESINLGTKDETNITIDMPLVKLKKSQIVQKALELNVPLELTWSCYQDEDKACGVCDSCRLRLRGFELAGVNDPIPYK from the coding sequence ATGAAAAATATTAAAAGTAAAAAAGCTGTATGTGTTATGAGTGGCGGTATGGACTCCACTTTGAGCGCATACATTAAAAAAAGTGAAGGCTATGAGATAATCGCTGTTCATTTCAATTATGATCAAAGAACTCAAAAAAAAGAGTTGGAATGTTTTCATAAAATATGCAATAAACTAGATGTAAAAGAAAAATATATACTTGATTTAGATTTTTTCAAACAACTAGGTGCTTCGGCACTGACAGATAAAAGTATACAAGTACCTACATCTGGACTTGAAGACGGAGTACCCGTTACATACGTACCATTTAGAAACGGTATATTTTTAAGTATGGCGGCGGCAATAGCTGAAAAAGAGGGTGCTGGCGTTATAAGTATTGGTGTAGTTGAAGAAGACAGCAGCGGTTATCCTGATTGCAGATTTGATTATATAAAAAGTATGCAAGAAAGCATTAATCTTGGAACTAAAGATGAGACAAATATAACGATTGATATGCCTTTGGTTAAGCTCAAGAAATCTCAAATAGTTCAAAAAGCGCTAGAACTCAATGTGCCTTTAGAATTAACATGGAGCTGTTACCAGGATGAAGATAAAGCTTGTGGCGTTTGTGACAGTTGTAGATTGAGACTACGAGGTTTTGAACTTGCAGGAGTAAATGATCCAATCCCGTACAAATAA
- a CDS encoding M48 family metallopeptidase, translating into MIQSRTNKINHNGFEITHICKPRLKNSYISVSKDGVLLKTPRVSDSYIKKLLLEKEQWIHKKLIELKSRIYVDKTLSDETIAKEYLKSRVEYYSKLMGLKYSSLKFRKMKRRWGSCSSNRIITLNTYLYNTPQEQIDYVVIHELAHLVHMNHSKEFHRLVDKYMPLSKDLKSIQSQFYLLQ; encoded by the coding sequence ATGATCCAATCCCGTACAAATAAAATAAACCATAACGGTTTTGAAATTACACATATTTGCAAACCAAGACTAAAGAATAGTTATATAAGTGTGTCAAAAGATGGTGTACTGTTAAAAACACCACGAGTTTCGGATTCTTATATAAAAAAATTACTTTTGGAAAAAGAGCAGTGGATTCACAAAAAGTTAATTGAGCTTAAAAGCAGAATCTATGTGGATAAAACTTTGTCAGATGAAACAATAGCGAAAGAGTATCTAAAAAGCAGGGTAGAGTATTATTCAAAACTAATGGGATTAAAGTATTCGTCACTAAAGTTTAGAAAGATGAAAAGACGTTGGGGAAGTTGCAGTTCAAATAGAATTATTACTTTAAATACATATTTGTACAATACCCCGCAAGAACAAATTGATTATGTAGTGATTCATGAGTTGGCTCATTTAGTGCATATGAACCACTCTAAAGAGTTTCACAGACTGGTTGATAAGTATATGCCTCTATCTAAAGATTTAAAATCTATTCAGAGTCAATTCTACTTATTGCAGTAA
- a CDS encoding putative glycoside hydrolase — MKILFLTFLIISNIFAISFKGKIVDSVTKEPIIDAKISDSNQTIHSHIFGHFVLDSNEEVAFIKAYGYKPKKFKLSELSKTIELTPIKVKALYLNFWGAKIDSKTFARILKIIDETEINSVVVDIKSAEGLTSYKTSYDKANSYGAWFQRSIKDIDEFMSVLKSKNIYTIARLSTFKDDLQAKNNPDYAIKTKNGEVWRNFDGIAWVDPYDKRSHIYTIEIAKDAAKVGFDEINFDFIRFPARRGLVFSKENTEQNRIKAIEEFLSLAQNELRRYGVFVSVDTYGLICWNETDTGIGQTIKGLSKYADYICPMLYPSGFSSSYFNVKNPADYPHKVIYESINNVVDQINPLRLRPWLQHFKDYTQEKRFYVKKDIEAQIRASEEHDTNGWMMWSPSSRYKQNYFRLTAISRIDSE, encoded by the coding sequence TTGAAGATATTATTTTTAACTTTTTTAATTATTTCTAACATATTTGCTATATCTTTTAAGGGGAAAATTGTTGACTCTGTTACAAAAGAACCGATAATAGATGCAAAAATAAGCGACTCCAACCAAACTATACATTCTCATATATTCGGTCACTTTGTACTTGATAGTAACGAAGAGGTCGCTTTCATCAAAGCCTACGGATACAAACCAAAAAAATTTAAACTCTCAGAACTTTCAAAAACAATTGAACTGACACCAATCAAGGTAAAAGCACTCTATCTGAATTTTTGGGGAGCAAAAATTGATTCTAAAACATTTGCCAGAATCTTAAAAATCATAGATGAAACAGAGATAAATTCTGTTGTAGTTGATATAAAAAGTGCTGAAGGACTTACTTCATACAAAACATCATATGACAAAGCAAACTCTTATGGAGCATGGTTTCAAAGAAGCATAAAAGATATAGATGAGTTTATGAGTGTTCTTAAATCAAAAAATATATATACGATAGCAAGATTATCAACTTTTAAAGATGATCTTCAAGCTAAAAATAATCCTGACTATGCAATTAAAACTAAAAACGGTGAAGTCTGGAGAAACTTTGACGGTATAGCGTGGGTTGATCCTTATGATAAAAGAAGTCATATCTATACTATTGAGATTGCTAAAGATGCTGCTAAGGTAGGTTTTGATGAGATCAACTTTGACTTTATACGATTTCCTGCAAGACGTGGGCTTGTTTTCTCAAAAGAAAACACTGAGCAAAACCGTATTAAAGCTATTGAAGAGTTTTTATCTTTAGCACAAAATGAGCTTAGAAGATATGGAGTTTTTGTCTCTGTGGATACTTATGGATTAATTTGCTGGAATGAAACAGACACCGGTATAGGTCAAACTATTAAAGGGCTATCAAAATATGCTGACTATATTTGTCCGATGCTCTACCCTTCAGGGTTTAGTTCGAGTTATTTTAATGTAAAAAACCCAGCTGATTATCCGCATAAAGTTATATATGAAAGTATAAACAATGTTGTTGATCAGATCAATCCGCTAAGACTTAGACCATGGCTTCAACATTTTAAAGACTATACTCAAGAGAAACGTTTTTATGTTAAAAAAGATATTGAAGCTCAAATTCGTGCATCTGAAGAGCATGATACAAACGGCTGGATGATGTGGTCACCTTCTAGCAGATATAAACAAAACTACTTTAGACTTACTGCAATAAGTAGAATTGACTCTGAATAG
- a CDS encoding TRAP transporter substrate-binding protein: MDRRNFLTTAGIGAASIAITGCNENNRQAIDYSKHPKNTTEDNKRVNINRNKKTTLKLATSWPAHFPIMGTGVDNFASRIKQISGGSLEIKIYAKNTLVPALAVFDAASSGQIDAFHSGPYYWKGKNSAFSLFSGIPFGFTAEEINSWMLYGGGLELWREQYAKYNLHPFLGGNTNIQMGGWFRKPINSLEDMNGLKMRIPGLGGEVFAKMGVNPILLPAGEIYTSLERGVIDATEWVGPALDIKMGFYKVAPYYYSGWHEPGSILELTFNKKSFDKLADEHQAMIEVASSELNSNMTHEFHAKNILALEKLRSMDIKLSKYPDDVITKGKESLKVVLEELSSKNKDFEIVQNSIEKYLNLSKEWSKVSLGYFINER; encoded by the coding sequence ATGGATAGAAGAAATTTTTTGACTACAGCCGGCATTGGAGCAGCTTCAATCGCAATAACAGGTTGTAATGAGAACAACAGACAGGCAATAGACTACTCAAAACACCCTAAAAACACCACTGAAGACAATAAGCGCGTAAATATCAATAGAAATAAGAAGACTACGTTAAAACTCGCAACAAGCTGGCCTGCTCACTTTCCAATAATGGGAACAGGTGTTGATAATTTTGCTTCAAGAATTAAACAAATAAGCGGTGGCAGTTTAGAAATAAAAATATATGCAAAAAATACACTAGTTCCTGCATTAGCTGTTTTTGATGCAGCTTCAAGCGGTCAGATCGATGCCTTTCATTCAGGACCTTATTATTGGAAAGGTAAGAACTCTGCATTTTCACTTTTTAGCGGTATACCGTTTGGCTTTACTGCTGAAGAGATCAATTCATGGATGCTTTATGGCGGAGGACTTGAACTATGGCGTGAACAGTATGCAAAATACAATCTACACCCTTTTTTAGGCGGAAATACAAATATTCAAATGGGTGGATGGTTTAGAAAACCGATAAATTCTTTAGAAGATATGAACGGTCTTAAAATGAGAATACCTGGTCTTGGAGGGGAAGTTTTTGCAAAAATGGGAGTTAACCCTATACTTCTGCCTGCGGGTGAAATATATACCTCTTTGGAACGCGGTGTAATAGATGCAACCGAATGGGTTGGACCTGCACTAGATATCAAAATGGGCTTTTACAAAGTAGCACCGTATTATTATTCTGGCTGGCACGAACCAGGCTCAATACTAGAGCTAACATTTAATAAAAAAAGTTTTGACAAACTTGCAGATGAACACCAAGCTATGATCGAAGTAGCTTCGAGTGAACTTAATTCAAATATGACACACGAATTTCATGCCAAAAACATCTTAGCACTTGAGAAACTGCGTTCTATGGACATTAAACTATCTAAATATCCTGACGATGTTATTACAAAGGGTAAAGAGTCTCTGAAAGTTGTTTTAGAGGAGCTTAGCTCAAAAAATAAAGATTTTGAGATTGTACAAAATTCAATTGAAAAATATTTAAACTTATCCAAAGAGTGGAGTAAAGTAAGTTTAGGGTATTTTATTAACGAAAGATGA